The following are encoded in a window of Caldicellulosiruptor danielii genomic DNA:
- the leuS gene encoding leucine--tRNA ligase has product MEYNFREIEKKWQQTWFSHNKYKVSEDSSKPKYYVLEMFPYPSGKLHMGHVRNYSIGDVFARFMRLKGYNVLHPMGWDAFGLPAENAAIKHGIHPSDWTWSNIENMKRQLMELGISYDWDREVATCHPDYYKWTQWMFLQFYKAGLAYRKRSYVNWCPSCETVLANEQVVNGRCERCKSLVGKKDLEQWFFRITNYAERLLRDIEKLNGWPEKVKIMQKNWIGRSEGAEIEFEIEGLNKKIKVFTTRPDTLFGVTYLVLAPEHPLTKEIIAGKPQEKECLEFIEKMQYLNEIERTSTETEKEGRFTGGFAIHPLTGERVPIYIANYVLVDYGTGAVMGVPAHDQRDFEFAKKYNLPIKVVIKGEGVDIENLQSAYEDEGILINSGIFDGLKNTEAMKKITQYLEKNGVGRACVTYKLRDWLISRQRYWGAPIPIVYCDECGIVPVPEEDLPVLLPYNVEFKPTGQSPLSYCEEFVNTTCPKCGRPAKRETDTMDTFICSSWYYFRYTDPKNSQKPFEKSLVSYWLPVDQYIGGVEHAILHLLYSRFFTKVLYDLGYVPFEEPFKNLLTQGMVLKDGAKMSKSLGNIVSPEDIVEKYGADTARLFILFAAPPERDLEWSDQGVEGCFRFLNRLWRLYIELKSKLADESLLGKSELDDELKYRLNYTIKKVTEDIEERFNFNTAISTIMELLNFLYEYKENEKLNKDLIIDTLRNLLILIYPFTPHIACELWEIMGFGGDIEDVSWPQYDEAALVRKNVEIAIQINGKVRSRMNISIDMTEEEVKQAVLNDQKLKSLLEGKEIVKFVYVKNRLINIVVK; this is encoded by the coding sequence ATGGAATACAACTTTAGAGAGATTGAGAAAAAGTGGCAGCAAACATGGTTTTCACACAACAAGTACAAAGTGTCAGAGGACAGTTCAAAACCAAAATATTATGTCCTTGAGATGTTTCCATATCCTTCAGGAAAACTTCATATGGGGCATGTTAGGAACTATTCGATTGGCGATGTATTTGCTCGATTTATGAGATTAAAAGGCTACAATGTTTTGCATCCGATGGGCTGGGATGCGTTTGGTCTTCCCGCTGAAAATGCTGCTATAAAGCATGGAATTCATCCTTCTGACTGGACATGGTCAAACATTGAAAATATGAAAAGGCAGCTTATGGAACTTGGAATCAGCTATGATTGGGATAGAGAAGTAGCAACATGTCATCCAGATTATTATAAATGGACCCAGTGGATGTTCTTGCAGTTTTATAAAGCTGGACTTGCTTATAGAAAAAGGTCATATGTAAACTGGTGCCCATCATGTGAGACAGTACTTGCAAATGAACAGGTTGTAAATGGTAGATGTGAAAGGTGTAAATCACTTGTTGGGAAAAAAGATTTAGAGCAGTGGTTTTTCAGAATTACCAACTATGCAGAAAGACTTCTTCGTGATATAGAGAAGCTTAATGGCTGGCCAGAAAAGGTAAAAATAATGCAAAAGAACTGGATTGGAAGAAGTGAAGGTGCAGAGATTGAGTTTGAAATTGAAGGACTGAACAAAAAGATAAAAGTGTTCACAACAAGACCTGATACCCTTTTTGGTGTCACATACCTTGTTTTGGCTCCAGAACATCCTCTAACAAAGGAAATAATAGCAGGAAAACCCCAGGAGAAAGAGTGCCTTGAGTTTATTGAAAAGATGCAATATTTAAATGAGATTGAAAGAACTTCTACAGAGACAGAAAAAGAAGGAAGGTTTACGGGTGGATTTGCTATTCATCCTCTGACAGGTGAGAGAGTGCCAATATACATTGCAAACTATGTGCTGGTTGATTATGGAACAGGGGCTGTAATGGGTGTTCCAGCTCATGACCAGAGAGACTTTGAGTTTGCAAAAAAATATAATCTTCCTATTAAAGTTGTAATAAAAGGTGAAGGTGTTGACATTGAAAATCTTCAGAGTGCTTATGAAGACGAAGGTATTTTGATTAATTCTGGGATTTTTGATGGACTTAAAAACACAGAGGCCATGAAAAAGATAACACAGTATCTGGAAAAGAACGGTGTTGGCAGGGCATGTGTAACCTATAAACTCAGAGACTGGTTAATATCAAGGCAACGTTATTGGGGAGCTCCAATTCCTATTGTATATTGTGATGAATGTGGGATTGTCCCTGTACCTGAGGAAGATCTGCCTGTTTTGCTACCTTACAATGTTGAGTTCAAGCCAACAGGCCAGTCACCACTTTCTTACTGTGAAGAGTTTGTCAACACCACATGCCCAAAGTGCGGAAGACCTGCAAAGAGAGAAACTGATACCATGGACACATTTATATGTTCATCATGGTATTATTTTAGGTATACAGACCCCAAAAATAGTCAAAAACCTTTTGAAAAGTCGCTTGTTTCTTACTGGCTTCCTGTTGACCAGTATATTGGCGGGGTTGAACATGCTATATTGCATCTTCTATATTCGAGGTTCTTTACAAAGGTGCTATATGACCTTGGCTATGTACCTTTTGAAGAGCCATTTAAGAATCTTTTGACCCAAGGTATGGTGTTAAAAGATGGTGCAAAGATGTCAAAATCGCTTGGAAATATAGTCAGTCCTGAGGACATTGTAGAAAAGTATGGAGCTGATACAGCAAGGCTGTTTATACTCTTTGCTGCACCACCAGAGAGAGATTTGGAGTGGTCAGACCAAGGAGTTGAAGGGTGTTTTAGATTTTTAAATAGGCTGTGGAGACTTTATATAGAACTTAAAAGCAAACTTGCAGATGAGAGCCTACTTGGTAAATCTGAACTTGACGATGAACTGAAATATAGATTAAACTATACGATTAAAAAGGTTACAGAGGATATAGAAGAGAGGTTCAACTTTAACACTGCTATCAGTACTATCATGGAACTTTTAAATTTCTTGTATGAATATAAAGAGAATGAAAAATTAAACAAAGATTTGATTATAGATACACTCAGGAATTTATTAATATTAATTTATCCATTTACACCTCACATTGCATGTGAGTTATGGGAGATTATGGGGTTTGGTGGGGACATTGAAGATGTAAGCTGGCCACAGTATGATGAAGCTGCTCTTGTTCGAAAGAATGTAGAGATTGCTATTCAGATAAATGGCAAAGTGAGGTCAAGGATGAATATCTCTATAGATATGACAGAAGAAGAAGTAAAACAGGCAGTTTTGAATGACCAAAAACTGAAATCACTTTTGGAAGGGAAAGAAATAGTGAAGTTTGTCTACGTAAAAAATAGACTTATTAACATTGTGGTGAAATAA
- a CDS encoding D-alanyl-D-alanine carboxypeptidase family protein, protein MSQFIKKVVLYLTISALFSLIFFTYPFYTYSQQESNDKLSLSAKSAILVEAHTGQILFEKNPNLRCFPASTTKVLTALVAISYEHNLNKIFKVSSKATMIEPGSSSYYLNPGETISFQDLLYAMLLISANDAANVIAENIAGSIPEFVEKMNEYAKSIGAKNSNFVNPNGLHSPQHYTTAYDLSLIARQAYQNEILKKIFSTVEYRITTASMHKKPEWQIIYNINKLLRKNSKYYYPYATGIKTGYTVQAKRCLIASAKKDDIELIAVILSSEDAFSDAIKLFNYGFNNFKREKLFSKNQIVGKVLIDKTNQKWLDGYLKAPVYVLQNIYSPAESNFTYTIDFSKDLKIPIYRDTVIGNVYIYSKGYLINSIPVLSYESYEIQPAKKILQNVKKGLIKGTKIVIELLVGTILLVLLFTMVTIIRFKRRRARLKLRATKTIDFSNLHNRRLK, encoded by the coding sequence ATGTCTCAATTTATAAAAAAGGTAGTTTTGTATCTAACTATCTCGGCACTTTTCTCTTTAATATTTTTTACATACCCTTTTTATACATACTCACAGCAAGAGTCCAATGATAAACTTAGTTTGAGTGCAAAGTCAGCTATTTTAGTTGAAGCGCATACAGGGCAGATTTTATTTGAAAAAAACCCTAATTTAAGATGCTTTCCTGCAAGTACTACCAAGGTACTCACAGCATTGGTTGCTATATCATACGAACATAACCTCAACAAAATATTTAAAGTTTCTTCAAAAGCAACAATGATTGAACCTGGAAGTAGCAGTTATTATTTAAATCCAGGTGAGACTATATCTTTTCAGGACCTTCTTTACGCAATGCTTTTGATATCTGCAAATGATGCAGCTAACGTGATTGCTGAAAACATAGCAGGTAGTATCCCAGAATTTGTAGAGAAAATGAATGAATATGCCAAAAGTATTGGAGCTAAAAATTCTAATTTTGTAAATCCAAACGGACTTCACTCGCCTCAGCATTATACAACTGCTTATGATTTAAGCCTTATTGCAAGACAGGCTTATCAAAATGAAATATTAAAAAAGATATTTTCTACAGTTGAATATAGAATAACAACTGCTTCAATGCATAAAAAACCTGAATGGCAGATAATTTATAATATAAATAAGCTTCTGCGAAAAAACTCTAAGTATTATTACCCATATGCAACAGGAATAAAAACAGGGTATACAGTCCAGGCAAAAAGATGTTTAATTGCCTCAGCAAAAAAAGACGACATAGAACTCATTGCTGTTATTCTCTCTTCTGAAGATGCTTTTTCTGATGCAATTAAGCTGTTTAACTATGGTTTTAATAACTTTAAAAGAGAAAAACTTTTTTCAAAAAATCAGATTGTTGGAAAGGTATTAATAGATAAAACAAACCAAAAATGGCTTGATGGGTATCTTAAAGCCCCTGTTTATGTTCTTCAAAATATTTATTCTCCAGCAGAATCCAATTTTACTTATACTATAGATTTTTCAAAAGACCTTAAAATTCCTATATACAGGGATACAGTAATTGGAAATGTATATATATACAGCAAGGGATATCTTATAAACTCAATTCCTGTGTTATCATATGAGAGTTATGAGATACAGCCTGCAAAGAAAATTCTCCAGAATGTAAAAAAAGGGTTGATAAAGGGTACTAAAATAGTGATAGAACTTTTGGTAGGAACTATTTTACTTGTACTTCTTTTCACAATGGTAACCATAATTAGATTCAAGCGTAGAAGAGCCAGACTTAAGCTCAGAGCAACAAAAACGATAGACTTTTCAAACCTGCACAACAGAAGATTAAAATAA
- a CDS encoding helix-hairpin-helix domain-containing protein, protein MVAFSKREKIMIIIIVILLALNIYQYFTHNSFSDKSSGEVLTFESQEGNNDIINSENERTAETNVQGSQQKYAVYVCGNVKNPGVYELLPGSRINDALNMAGGALPGSDLNSINLAEKIADGQKIYIPKIGEVQLHSSLSSSTGGTAQNTMSAGGGKININTATKEELKTLDRIGDKLAERIIEYRQKHGPFKSIEEIKNVNGIGEKIFESIKDSITVQ, encoded by the coding sequence TTGGTTGCATTTTCTAAAAGAGAAAAGATTATGATTATAATAATTGTTATTCTCTTAGCACTCAATATATATCAGTATTTTACACATAATAGTTTTTCAGACAAAAGCTCCGGAGAAGTACTTACCTTTGAGTCACAAGAAGGCAACAATGATATTATAAACAGTGAAAATGAAAGAACAGCTGAGACAAATGTCCAAGGTTCTCAGCAAAAATATGCTGTCTATGTGTGCGGGAATGTAAAAAATCCAGGAGTTTATGAGCTTTTGCCAGGTAGCAGAATAAACGACGCATTGAATATGGCGGGTGGAGCTTTACCTGGAAGTGACCTGAATTCAATTAATCTTGCTGAGAAAATCGCTGATGGGCAAAAGATTTATATTCCAAAGATAGGTGAAGTGCAGTTGCACAGTAGTTTGTCTTCTTCTACAGGTGGGACGGCACAAAATACTATGTCTGCAGGTGGTGGAAAAATAAACATCAATACTGCCACAAAAGAGGAGTTGAAAACTCTTGATAGAATTGGTGATAAACTTGCTGAGAGGATAATAGAATATAGACAAAAGCATGGTCCTTTTAAAAGTATTGAAGAGATAAAAAACGTAAACGGTATTGGTGAGAAGATATTCGAAAGTATCAAGGATTCCATTACAGTGCAATAA
- a CDS encoding YceD family protein has protein sequence MRLDVSKLKTNGDSEEFEFCESWEKIEFRGDILFFVEPVYFYGVATKKGSLIEVSGNVKTKLKTICYRCTDDAYVEVDVPFYEEYSNREDTTDDEVIRFEDDVIEFDDSIVATIVLYLPMKYLCREDCKGLCPMCGTNLNVSSCSCEKDDIDPRLSILKTIINRLDTDEKKGV, from the coding sequence ATGAGATTAGATGTATCAAAATTAAAAACAAATGGTGATTCTGAAGAATTTGAATTTTGTGAATCTTGGGAAAAAATTGAGTTTAGAGGTGATATTTTATTTTTTGTTGAGCCTGTCTATTTTTATGGGGTTGCTACAAAGAAAGGAAGTTTAATTGAGGTCAGTGGCAATGTAAAAACGAAACTAAAAACTATATGTTACCGATGTACAGATGATGCTTATGTTGAAGTTGATGTTCCTTTTTATGAAGAGTACTCCAACAGAGAAGATACTACAGATGATGAGGTAATTAGGTTTGAAGATGATGTCATTGAATTTGATGATAGCATAGTTGCAACAATTGTTCTGTATCTACCGATGAAATACCTATGCAGGGAAGACTGCAAGGGGCTTTGTCCTATGTGTGGGACAAACCTAAATGTGAGCTCATGTTCATGTGAAAAAGATGATATTGATCCAAGACTGAGCATTTTAAAAACCATTATCAATAGGCTTGATACAGATGAGAAAAAGGGGGTGTGA
- the rpmF gene encoding 50S ribosomal protein L32, giving the protein MAQPKRRWSKQRTHKHRANWKLEIPNLTECPQCHEMKLPHRVCPNCGYYRNRKVVNQD; this is encoded by the coding sequence ATGGCACAACCAAAAAGAAGATGGTCAAAACAAAGAACACATAAACATAGAGCAAATTGGAAATTAGAAATTCCGAATCTTACAGAGTGTCCACAGTGTCATGAGATGAAACTTCCTCACAGGGTATGTCCAAATTGCGGGTATTATAGAAATAGAAAAGTTGTAAACCAAGACTAA
- a CDS encoding 5-formyltetrahydrofolate cyclo-ligase yields MRKIIGIRRKLVEPRKKLYLDILAYRNLKKFLSTLEFQTVFTYMSLPYEVDTKRIIEYLIKKNKKLCIPKVVNNVEMVACEYKREEKFHRNKLGILEPSSAQQVPPSQIDVCIVPIVAFDKDLNRVGFGKGYYDRFLKDVSPYCIKVGVAYHFQKVKRIKTEEHDVKLDVIVTDRLILLQKNEYRGEYDEKNTT; encoded by the coding sequence ATAAGGAAGATTATAGGAATCAGACGAAAATTAGTTGAACCAAGGAAAAAGTTATATCTTGATATACTGGCATACAGAAACCTAAAAAAATTTCTTTCAACCCTTGAGTTTCAAACCGTTTTTACTTATATGAGTCTTCCATATGAAGTTGATACCAAAAGAATTATTGAATATCTTATCAAAAAAAATAAAAAGCTCTGTATACCTAAGGTTGTAAATAATGTAGAAATGGTAGCATGTGAGTACAAAAGAGAGGAAAAATTTCACAGAAATAAGTTGGGCATCTTAGAGCCGTCAAGCGCGCAGCAAGTACCTCCATCACAAATAGATGTCTGTATTGTACCCATTGTTGCATTTGACAAGGATTTAAACAGAGTGGGATTTGGCAAAGGATACTATGATAGATTTTTGAAAGATGTAAGCCCATATTGTATAAAAGTTGGGGTTGCTTACCACTTTCAGAAGGTAAAAAGAATCAAAACAGAGGAACATGACGTAAAGCTTGATGTAATTGTGACTGACAGGCTTATCTTATTGCAAAAAAATGAATATAGGGGAGAATATGATGAGAAGAATACTACTTAA
- a CDS encoding HD-GYP domain-containing protein, producing the protein MRRILLKNAKEGMVLARDIYSEDGKVLIASGQKLTNSVIKRLKEFGVYDIYIVDDNTEIYIEDVITKEIKEEAFEIVNGVFSSKYINTQEITPEIKELVSKIISSLLSQKEVILNLCDIRTVGNYTLFHSLNTTVFSILIGIKLGYDLDKLMVLGMGTLLHDIGKIKIPRNILSKKGPLQEKEYEIIKMHTIVGYDILSSEYKFEQNVAEIALFHHERLDGSGYPFGKTRDEIPQMAKIVAVADVFDALVSDREFRKRLKPHMAIEYLLNSCSTHFDSYIVSKFVTFISLFQIGTPVVLNTQEKGIVVHNNPKFPSRPIVRIFYDSEGKKLAFRKDIDLALNFHYYIVDVLDDLEI; encoded by the coding sequence ATGAGAAGAATACTACTTAAAAATGCAAAAGAAGGTATGGTGCTTGCACGGGATATATACAGTGAGGATGGAAAGGTATTAATTGCAAGTGGTCAGAAACTCACAAATAGTGTGATAAAAAGGTTAAAGGAATTTGGAGTTTATGACATTTACATTGTAGACGACAATACCGAGATTTACATAGAGGATGTTATAACTAAAGAGATAAAAGAAGAAGCGTTTGAGATTGTAAATGGTGTTTTTTCGTCAAAATATATAAATACACAAGAGATTACTCCGGAAATAAAGGAGCTTGTTAGCAAAATAATTTCTTCTCTTTTGAGCCAAAAAGAGGTTATCTTAAACCTGTGTGATATACGTACAGTTGGTAATTACACACTTTTTCATTCACTCAACACAACAGTCTTTTCAATTCTGATTGGGATTAAGCTGGGATATGATTTAGATAAACTCATGGTACTTGGTATGGGCACATTACTTCATGATATTGGTAAGATAAAAATTCCCAGAAATATTTTAAGCAAGAAAGGACCTCTTCAGGAAAAAGAATATGAAATAATAAAGATGCACACAATTGTTGGATATGATATCTTGAGCTCTGAGTACAAATTTGAACAGAATGTTGCAGAGATTGCGCTTTTCCATCACGAAAGATTAGATGGAAGTGGTTATCCTTTTGGCAAAACCAGAGATGAAATTCCGCAAATGGCCAAAATTGTAGCTGTGGCAGATGTGTTTGACGCTTTAGTTAGTGACAGAGAATTTAGAAAGAGATTAAAACCTCACATGGCAATTGAATATCTGCTAAATTCATGTTCAACACATTTTGATAGTTATATAGTTTCCAAGTTTGTTACATTTATTTCTCTTTTTCAAATTGGAACGCCGGTTGTACTAAATACTCAAGAAAAAGGAATAGTTGTGCATAACAATCCCAAGTTTCCATCAAGACCAATTGTTAGAATATTTTATGACAGTGAAGGTAAAAAGCTTGCGTTTCGCAAGGATATAGATTTGGCCTTGAATTTCCACTATTATATAGTTGATGTATTGGATGACTTAGAGATATAA